In one window of Bradyrhizobium sp. AZCC 1721 DNA:
- a CDS encoding vWA domain-containing protein, protein MRENLHRFFRAARGAGVRLSPAESIDAMRAISKVGFTDRAILRDTFLLTLAKTQDEKKALGDCFDLFFDQPEPLSPPEDGKPNEQDGQGSNAASDSPCETGGGDEQAEGLGELAQMLLAQDRNQLSAAIANAASAASLSDIRYFTQRGIFSGRILDQMGIQRLRDDLDNLAATNPALAERLTNALDGLRGTVRDTVSQALMLYGREEAENLRNEILRNAPLSRIEPRQVEQMRHLIRQIARRLRERYSKPRKRQRRGHLDVRRTIRRNAAWGGVPFLTAWKRRHRDKPKIVALCDVSGSVARVSDFFLLLIHSLHEVVDDVRSFAFSGHLIEVSDILESKSPEEAMAEIMSKVGFGSSDYGSSLADFEDKWMSAITPQTTVIVLGDARSNNLDPRADILRRIAERSKRLVWLNPEGRMAWGWGDSEMPRYSTFCTVVRQCATAKQLERAVSDIVASYQ, encoded by the coding sequence ATGCGCGAGAACCTGCATCGCTTCTTTCGTGCGGCGCGGGGCGCAGGCGTCAGGCTCTCGCCGGCGGAAAGCATCGACGCAATGCGGGCCATCTCCAAGGTCGGCTTTACCGACCGAGCGATCCTGCGCGACACTTTTCTGCTGACGCTCGCCAAGACGCAGGATGAGAAGAAGGCGCTCGGCGATTGCTTCGACCTGTTCTTCGATCAGCCCGAGCCGCTATCGCCACCCGAAGATGGCAAGCCGAACGAGCAGGATGGGCAGGGCTCCAACGCGGCATCCGATTCACCATGCGAGACAGGCGGCGGGGACGAGCAAGCGGAAGGGCTTGGCGAACTCGCGCAGATGCTGCTGGCGCAGGATCGCAACCAGCTTTCGGCTGCGATTGCCAACGCGGCGAGCGCGGCCTCACTGTCCGACATCCGCTACTTCACGCAGCGCGGCATCTTCTCCGGCCGCATCCTCGACCAGATGGGCATCCAGCGCCTGCGCGACGATCTCGATAACCTCGCCGCGACCAACCCGGCGCTGGCGGAGCGGCTGACCAACGCGCTGGACGGGCTGCGCGGCACGGTGCGCGACACCGTCTCACAGGCGCTGATGCTGTACGGCCGCGAGGAAGCGGAAAACTTGCGCAACGAAATTTTGCGCAATGCGCCGCTATCGCGGATCGAGCCTCGGCAGGTCGAACAGATGCGGCATCTGATCCGCCAGATCGCGCGCCGCCTGCGCGAGCGCTATTCCAAGCCGCGCAAGCGCCAGCGCCGCGGCCATCTCGACGTCCGCCGAACCATCCGCCGCAACGCCGCCTGGGGCGGCGTGCCCTTCCTCACCGCGTGGAAGCGGCGGCATCGCGACAAGCCGAAGATCGTGGCGCTGTGCGACGTTTCGGGCTCCGTGGCGCGGGTTTCGGATTTCTTCCTGCTGCTGATCCATAGCCTGCACGAGGTGGTGGACGACGTCCGCTCGTTCGCGTTCTCCGGACACCTCATCGAAGTCAGCGACATCCTGGAATCCAAATCGCCGGAAGAGGCGATGGCCGAGATCATGTCCAAAGTCGGTTTCGGCTCCTCCGACTACGGCAGTTCGCTTGCTGACTTTGAGGATAAGTGGATGAGCGCGATCACGCCACAGACCACCGTGATCGTGCTCGGCGATGCCCGCAGCAACAATCTCGATCCGCGCGCGGATATCCTTCGTCGAATTGCCGAACGGTCGAAACGGCTGGTCTGGCTCAATCCCGAGGGACGCATGGCCTGGGGCTGGGGCGATTCCGAAATGCCGCGCTATTCGACCTTTTGCACGGTGGTCCGCCAATGCGCTACTGCCAAGCAGCTTGAACGCGCGGTGTCCGATATCGTGGCGAGCTATCAGTAG
- a CDS encoding xanthine dehydrogenase family protein molybdopterin-binding subunit produces the protein MNAPLIIDRRRVLAGGGALIVSFSLGSASAQQQDAPAAAAPSPPGSLKTSPYLDAWIRIDANGVEVFTGKAELGQGFKTAFQQIAAEELDIAFESLKVTTADTRLTANEGYTAGSNSMKDSGTAIQNAAAQVRALLIAEAARRLGLSAESLRTADGAVIAPDGKRLSYGELVAGEMLHVQAQPTSKLKDPATFKVIGRPVPRVDIPAKVTGGEAYVQDMRLPGMLHARVVRPPSYGAELTECDTAAVEKLPGVVKVVRDGNFLAVVAEKEFQSIKAMNALAAAAKWKETARLPKQDDLLNVLTSLPAQDTTIFERSNAAVAAHKTIEATYTRPYQAHGSIGPSCAVAQFVDGAMTVWTHTQGVYPDRQGIADMLRMPPASVRLIHVEGSGCYGHNGADDAAADAALIARALPGRPVRVHWTREQEHAWEPFGPAMVTKLKASLDGNGRITDWNFDVWSNTHSMRPGGAGSMLAAQHMAQPFAVPAPRPLPLPEGGGDRNAIPFYNFPNARVVHHFISEMPLRISAMRALGAYHNVFSIESFIDELAILAGADPVEFRLKHLNDQRGRDVIEKAAQAFGWKPDQKPPPDRGYGFAFARYKNLAAYCAVASEVEVNRETGRPRLVRAAAAVDSGQVVNPDGLTNQIEGAIVQSMSWTLYESVTFDETRITSIDWQTYPILRFNSVPERIEVHIIDRPGQPFLGSGETGQGPAAASIANAIANATGKRLRHLPLTRKRIKEAIDA, from the coding sequence ATGAACGCCCCCCTCATTATCGATCGCCGTCGCGTGCTGGCAGGCGGCGGCGCGCTGATCGTCAGCTTCTCGCTCGGCAGTGCTTCGGCCCAGCAACAAGATGCGCCCGCGGCTGCCGCACCGAGCCCGCCCGGCAGCTTGAAAACATCGCCCTATCTCGACGCGTGGATCCGCATCGATGCCAATGGCGTCGAGGTGTTTACCGGAAAGGCCGAACTCGGCCAGGGCTTCAAGACGGCGTTTCAGCAGATCGCGGCCGAGGAGCTCGATATTGCCTTTGAATCGCTCAAGGTGACGACGGCTGACACGCGCCTGACCGCGAACGAAGGCTATACCGCCGGCAGCAATTCGATGAAGGACAGCGGCACCGCGATCCAGAACGCGGCGGCGCAGGTCCGCGCGCTGCTGATCGCGGAAGCGGCGCGGCGACTTGGTCTGTCGGCCGAGAGCCTGCGCACGGCAGACGGCGCGGTGATCGCGCCGGATGGCAAGCGCCTGTCGTATGGTGAGCTCGTCGCAGGCGAGATGTTACATGTTCAGGCGCAGCCAACATCCAAACTGAAGGACCCCGCGACATTCAAGGTGATCGGCCGGCCGGTACCACGCGTCGACATCCCCGCAAAAGTGACCGGCGGAGAGGCCTATGTTCAGGACATGCGGCTGCCCGGGATGCTGCATGCCCGCGTCGTGCGGCCGCCGAGCTACGGCGCGGAACTGACCGAATGCGATACCGCTGCCGTCGAGAAGCTGCCCGGCGTCGTCAAGGTCGTGCGTGATGGCAATTTCCTGGCCGTGGTCGCGGAAAAGGAATTCCAGTCGATCAAGGCGATGAACGCGCTTGCCGCTGCCGCCAAATGGAAAGAAACCGCACGCCTGCCGAAACAGGATGATCTGCTCAACGTGTTGACCAGCCTGCCCGCGCAGGACACGACGATCTTCGAGCGCAGCAATGCCGCCGTCGCGGCCCACAAGACTATCGAGGCGACTTACACGCGGCCATATCAAGCGCATGGATCGATCGGTCCGTCCTGCGCGGTCGCACAATTCGTCGACGGTGCGATGACGGTATGGACGCATACGCAAGGCGTCTATCCCGATCGCCAGGGCATCGCCGACATGCTGCGCATGCCGCCGGCCAGCGTTCGCCTGATCCATGTCGAAGGCTCGGGCTGTTATGGTCATAACGGCGCCGACGATGCCGCGGCCGACGCCGCGCTGATCGCCCGCGCATTACCCGGCCGACCCGTTCGCGTGCACTGGACGCGCGAACAGGAGCATGCCTGGGAGCCGTTCGGCCCGGCGATGGTGACGAAACTCAAGGCCTCGCTCGACGGCAATGGCAGGATTACCGACTGGAATTTCGATGTCTGGAGCAATACGCATTCGATGCGGCCGGGCGGCGCCGGATCGATGCTGGCGGCGCAGCATATGGCGCAACCCTTTGCCGTGCCGGCTCCGAGGCCGTTGCCGCTGCCGGAAGGCGGCGGCGACCGCAACGCAATCCCGTTCTACAATTTTCCCAATGCGCGTGTGGTGCATCACTTCATTTCCGAGATGCCATTGCGGATTTCGGCGATGCGGGCGCTCGGCGCCTACCACAATGTGTTCTCGATCGAGAGCTTTATCGATGAGCTCGCCATTCTCGCCGGCGCCGATCCGGTCGAGTTCAGATTGAAACATCTCAACGATCAGCGCGGCCGCGACGTGATCGAAAAGGCCGCGCAAGCCTTCGGATGGAAACCTGATCAGAAGCCGCCGCCGGATCGCGGTTACGGCTTTGCCTTTGCGCGATACAAGAATCTGGCCGCCTATTGCGCCGTCGCTTCCGAAGTGGAGGTGAACCGCGAAACCGGTCGCCCGCGCCTGGTCCGCGCGGCGGCGGCGGTCGATAGCGGCCAGGTGGTCAATCCGGACGGATTGACCAACCAGATCGAAGGCGCAATCGTGCAGTCCATGAGTTGGACGCTGTATGAAAGCGTAACCTTTGACGAGACCAGGATCACCAGCATCGACTGGCAGACCTATCCGATCCTGCGTTTCAATTCAGTGCCCGAACGCATCGAGGTTCACATCATCGACCGGCCGGGGCAGCCGTTCCTCGGCAGCGGCGAAACCGGGCAGGGCCCGGCGGCGGCCTCGATTGCCAACGCCATCGCCAACGCCACGGGAAAGCGACTGCGGCACTTGCCGCTGACGCGCAAGCGCATCAAGGAAGCGATCGATGCGTGA
- a CDS encoding (2Fe-2S)-binding protein, translating to MMTLKVNGREHQVDAEADTPLLYVLRDDLKLNAAKYGCGLGQCGSCTVIVDGKAVLSCVVPMVLLEGKQVTTLEGLGTIAEPAPIQRAFMEEQAAQCGYCIPGMMMRAQALLQKNSKPTDEQIRAELEPHLCRCGTHMRILRAVHRAARLMDTADASPAANRSAR from the coding sequence ATGATGACATTGAAGGTCAACGGCCGTGAGCATCAGGTCGACGCGGAGGCGGATACGCCGCTGCTGTACGTGCTGCGTGACGACCTCAAGCTCAACGCCGCCAAGTACGGTTGCGGACTGGGACAATGCGGCTCGTGCACGGTAATCGTGGACGGCAAGGCGGTGCTGTCCTGCGTCGTGCCGATGGTGCTGCTCGAAGGCAAGCAAGTAACGACGCTGGAGGGGCTCGGCACGATCGCCGAGCCCGCGCCGATCCAGCGGGCGTTCATGGAAGAGCAGGCGGCGCAATGCGGCTATTGCATTCCGGGAATGATGATGCGGGCGCAGGCCTTGCTGCAAAAGAATTCGAAACCGACCGACGAGCAAATTCGCGCTGAGCTCGAACCGCATCTGTGCCGCTGTGGCACCCATATGCGGATTCTGCGTGCGGTGCATAGGGCGGCGCGGCTGATGGACACGGCAGATGCGTCACCGGCAGCCAACAGGAGCGCCCGATGA
- a CDS encoding cytochrome c, with protein MRASTRIIAGIVAAVLIAAAVAAFAIAWRPAIAAIDPPDPQSFDAALVKRGRDLAAIGNCSDCHTPRGAKSFAGGLPVPTPFGTIFSTNITPDPETGIGRWSEAAFRRAMRSGVNREGQHLYPTFPYDHFTNVSDEDDRALYAFLMTRQPVRAAPRENQLSFPFNQRLAIAGWKLLFLRHDTYRPDPRQSAEWNRGAYLVEGLAHCGACHTPRNALGAERVSARFAGGDVDDWHAYAINDQSRSPMPWTADALFSYLREGWHPDHGTARGPMAKVVSNLSSVPASDVRAIAVYMAGVSGTPTPGRAGPGEDALARAKAASQTNPVGASIYTAACASCHEGGRPLPYGGVDLGLSTAISSPDPRNLANIVLSGIDAVEGERSPIMPGFAASMNDDQASALLNYLRARFSDQPAWADLKKTIAEARRTQTVFLQTSPAPRNAPADPQQREKP; from the coding sequence ATGCGGGCATCGACGCGGATCATCGCGGGCATCGTTGCCGCCGTGCTGATTGCTGCCGCGGTCGCAGCCTTTGCCATTGCGTGGCGCCCGGCAATCGCGGCAATCGATCCTCCCGACCCGCAATCCTTCGATGCCGCCCTCGTCAAGCGAGGCCGCGACCTGGCGGCGATCGGCAATTGCAGCGATTGCCATACGCCGCGTGGCGCTAAGAGCTTTGCCGGCGGTCTGCCGGTGCCGACCCCGTTCGGCACGATCTTTTCCACCAACATCACGCCGGATCCGGAGACGGGAATCGGCCGATGGTCGGAAGCGGCCTTCCGCCGCGCGATGCGGTCGGGCGTCAACCGTGAAGGCCAGCACCTTTATCCGACATTCCCATACGACCACTTCACCAACGTCAGCGATGAGGACGACCGGGCGCTCTATGCCTTCTTGATGACGCGGCAGCCGGTTCGCGCAGCGCCACGCGAAAACCAGCTCTCTTTCCCGTTCAACCAGCGGCTCGCCATCGCGGGATGGAAGTTGCTTTTCCTTCGCCACGACACCTATCGGCCTGATCCCAGGCAGAGCGCCGAGTGGAACCGCGGAGCCTATCTGGTCGAAGGGCTCGCCCATTGCGGGGCCTGCCATACGCCGCGAAATGCGCTGGGCGCGGAGCGCGTCAGCGCACGGTTTGCCGGCGGCGATGTCGACGATTGGCACGCCTATGCGATCAACGACCAGTCCCGCTCACCCATGCCCTGGACCGCCGATGCATTGTTCAGCTATTTGCGCGAAGGCTGGCATCCTGATCACGGCACCGCGCGCGGGCCGATGGCGAAGGTGGTCAGCAACCTGTCCTCGGTGCCGGCAAGCGACGTCCGCGCCATCGCGGTCTATATGGCCGGCGTTTCCGGTACACCGACGCCTGGCCGCGCGGGACCAGGCGAGGATGCCTTGGCGCGCGCCAAGGCGGCTTCGCAGACAAACCCGGTCGGCGCGTCGATCTACACTGCCGCCTGCGCGTCGTGCCACGAGGGTGGCAGGCCGCTTCCTTATGGCGGGGTCGATCTCGGCCTCAGCACCGCGATCTCAAGCCCCGACCCGCGTAATCTCGCCAACATCGTGCTGTCAGGCATTGACGCGGTGGAAGGCGAGCGCAGCCCGATCATGCCGGGCTTTGCCGCCAGCATGAATGATGATCAAGCTTCGGCCTTGCTCAACTATTTGCGGGCGCGGTTCAGCGACCAGCCGGCATGGGCCGACCTCAAGAAAACCATCGCGGAAGCGCGACGCACGCAGACCGTATTTCTCCAGACCTCGCCCGCGCCGCGCAATGCGCCTGCCGACCCTCAGCAGCGAGAAAAGCCATGA
- the recQ gene encoding DNA helicase RecQ: MPAPAARRSESGNAPDALSVLNSVFGLPAFRGAQEEIIRHVTEGGNCLVLMPTGGGKSLCYQLPSLLREGCGIVVSPLIALMRDQVAGLLEAGVNAAVLNSTLSFDEASEVERRLLAGDLDLLYVAPERLLTPRCLSLLGQANIALFAIDEAHCVSQWGHDFRPEYIGLSAIAERFPDVPRIALTATADEMTRKEIVTRLGLSGAPNFISSFDRPNIRYEIVEKQNAPAQLKAFISERHAGDAGIVYCLSRAKVEDTADALSKAGIPALPYHAGLDASVRARNQDRFINEDGVVIVATIAFGMGIDKPDVRFVAHLDLPKSIEAYYQETGRAGRDGKPSSAWMAYGLTDIVQQRRMIDESTGSDTFKRVSIGKLDALVALAETAGCRRSRLLGYFGEEVTGSNCGNCDNCLLPPQLRDGKVAAQKLLSCAYRTGQRFGAMHLIDVLVGRLTERVTQFGHDKLSVFGIGRELNEKQWRAVIRQLVAMGHLRADSEAFNALKLTESARGVLKGETEIMLREAAPGTRIRASRAKSRRGDLAPRAEARHADAPLQAALRAWRSEIARQRGVPAYVVLHDSTLDGIAAARPATLNALRDIPGIGDKKLEHYGDELLAVVRAADA, from the coding sequence ATGCCTGCCCCTGCAGCCCGGCGCTCTGAATCCGGCAATGCGCCCGACGCGCTGTCCGTCCTGAATTCCGTGTTCGGCCTGCCCGCCTTCCGCGGCGCGCAGGAAGAAATCATCCGGCACGTGACCGAGGGCGGCAATTGCCTGGTGCTGATGCCGACCGGCGGCGGCAAGTCGCTGTGCTATCAGTTGCCGTCGCTGCTGCGCGAGGGCTGCGGCATCGTGGTGTCGCCGCTGATCGCGCTGATGCGCGACCAGGTCGCGGGACTTCTGGAGGCCGGCGTCAACGCGGCCGTGCTGAACTCGACGCTGTCATTCGACGAGGCGTCGGAGGTCGAGCGGCGGCTACTGGCCGGCGACCTCGACCTGCTCTATGTCGCGCCGGAACGGCTCTTGACGCCGCGCTGCCTTTCCCTGCTCGGCCAGGCCAATATCGCGCTATTTGCGATCGACGAGGCGCATTGCGTGTCGCAATGGGGACACGACTTCCGTCCCGAATATATCGGCCTGTCCGCGATCGCCGAGCGCTTTCCCGACGTTCCGCGCATTGCTCTGACGGCAACCGCCGACGAGATGACGCGCAAGGAGATCGTGACCCGGCTGGGGCTATCAGGCGCGCCAAACTTCATCTCGAGTTTCGATCGCCCGAATATTCGCTACGAGATCGTCGAGAAGCAGAACGCCCCGGCCCAACTCAAAGCCTTCATCAGCGAGCGGCACGCGGGTGACGCCGGCATCGTGTACTGCCTGTCGCGTGCCAAGGTCGAGGATACCGCCGATGCGCTGAGCAAGGCCGGAATTCCGGCCCTGCCCTATCACGCCGGTCTCGACGCCAGCGTTCGTGCCCGCAACCAGGATCGTTTCATCAACGAGGATGGCGTCGTGATCGTCGCCACCATCGCGTTCGGCATGGGGATCGACAAGCCCGACGTGCGTTTCGTGGCCCATCTCGATCTGCCGAAAAGCATCGAGGCCTACTATCAGGAAACCGGCCGCGCCGGGCGCGACGGCAAGCCGTCCAGCGCCTGGATGGCCTATGGCCTGACCGATATCGTGCAGCAGCGCCGCATGATCGACGAATCCACCGGCTCCGATACGTTCAAGCGCGTCTCGATCGGCAAGCTCGACGCGCTGGTTGCGCTGGCCGAAACCGCGGGCTGCCGGCGCAGCCGCCTGCTCGGCTATTTCGGCGAGGAAGTCACCGGCAGCAATTGCGGCAATTGCGACAACTGCCTGTTGCCGCCGCAGCTTCGCGACGGCAAAGTCGCCGCGCAAAAACTGTTGTCCTGCGCCTACCGCACCGGGCAACGTTTTGGCGCCATGCATCTGATCGACGTGCTAGTGGGTCGGCTAACCGAGCGCGTCACGCAATTCGGACATGACAAACTGTCCGTGTTCGGCATTGGCCGTGAGCTCAACGAGAAGCAATGGCGTGCCGTGATCCGCCAGTTGGTCGCCATGGGCCATCTGCGGGCCGACAGCGAGGCCTTCAACGCACTGAAGCTGACCGAGAGCGCGCGCGGCGTCCTGAAGGGCGAGACCGAAATCATGCTGCGCGAGGCGGCGCCGGGCACGCGCATTCGCGCCAGCCGCGCCAAATCAAGGCGTGGCGATCTCGCGCCACGCGCCGAGGCGAGGCACGCCGACGCCCCTCTTCAGGCCGCGCTTCGCGCGTGGCGCTCGGAGATCGCGCGCCAGCGAGGTGTGCCGGCCTATGTCGTGCTGCATGATTCCACGCTCGACGGCATCGCCGCCGCGCGGCCGGCGACGCTGAACGCGCTTCGCGATATTCCCGGCATCGGCGACAAAAAGCTCGAACATTACGGCGACGAACTGCTGGCGGTGGTGCGGGCGGCCGACGCGTAA
- a CDS encoding 1-aminocyclopropane-1-carboxylate deaminase, protein MLEKFERYPLTFGPTHVEKLERLSQHLGGQVELYAKREDCNSGLAFGGNKLRKLEYIVPDAIASNADTLVSIGGVQSNHTRMVAAVAAKIGMKCRLVQESWVPHEDAVYDRVGNILLSRVMGADVRLVDEGFDIGIRQSWEEAIADVKAKGGKPYAIPAGASVHKYGGLGYVGFAEEVRAQEKELGFAFDYIVVCTVTGSTHAGMLVGFAKDGRARKVIGIDASFTPAQTKAQVLDIARNTASLVELGRELVEDDVVLIEDYAYPAYGVPSEETKEAIRLCARLEGMITDPVYEGKSMQGMIDLVNKGYFPKGSKVLYAHLGGAPAINGYAYTFRNG, encoded by the coding sequence ATGTTGGAGAAATTCGAACGCTATCCGCTCACCTTCGGACCTACCCACGTCGAAAAGCTGGAGCGGCTGTCGCAGCATCTCGGCGGCCAGGTCGAGCTCTATGCCAAGCGCGAGGATTGCAATTCGGGGCTGGCCTTCGGCGGCAACAAGCTGCGCAAGCTCGAATACATCGTGCCCGACGCGATCGCCTCCAATGCTGATACGCTGGTCTCGATCGGCGGCGTGCAGTCCAACCACACCCGCATGGTTGCGGCGGTGGCGGCCAAGATCGGCATGAAGTGCCGCCTGGTGCAGGAAAGCTGGGTGCCGCATGAGGATGCGGTTTACGACCGGGTCGGCAACATCCTGCTCAGCCGCGTGATGGGCGCGGACGTGCGGCTGGTGGATGAAGGTTTCGACATCGGCATCCGCCAGAGCTGGGAAGAGGCGATCGCGGATGTGAAGGCCAAGGGCGGCAAGCCCTATGCGATTCCCGCCGGCGCCTCCGTGCACAAATATGGCGGGCTCGGCTATGTCGGTTTTGCGGAAGAAGTTCGCGCGCAGGAGAAAGAGCTGGGCTTTGCCTTCGATTACATCGTGGTCTGCACGGTCACCGGCTCGACCCATGCCGGCATGCTGGTGGGATTTGCCAAGGACGGCCGCGCGCGCAAGGTGATCGGCATCGACGCATCCTTCACCCCGGCCCAGACCAAGGCCCAGGTGCTCGACATCGCACGCAATACCGCAAGTCTCGTCGAACTGGGTAGGGAGCTCGTCGAGGACGACGTCGTCCTGATCGAGGACTACGCCTATCCGGCTTATGGCGTTCCGTCGGAAGAGACCAAGGAGGCCATCCGGCTCTGCGCGCGCCTCGAAGGCATGATCACTGATCCCGTCTACGAGGGAAAATCCATGCAGGGCATGATCGACCTCGTGAACAAGGGCTATTTCCCGAAGGGATCGAAGGTGCTCTACGCCCATCTTGGTGGCGCGCCCGCGATCAACGGATACGCTTACACCTTCCGCAACGGATGA
- a CDS encoding Lrp/AsnC family transcriptional regulator — protein sequence MSGRLDRIDLKILRLLQNSGRLTNAELAETAGVSAATCHRRTQRLFDEGFIAGVRAMVAPRKVGKGALVMVGVVLDRSTPESFAAFERAIAQLKFVLDCHLVAGDFDYFLKIRVGDMEDFNRIHGERLIALPGVRQTRTFFVMKEVVDNAPLDF from the coding sequence ATGTCAGGCAGGCTCGACCGCATCGATCTTAAGATATTGCGATTGCTGCAAAATAGCGGCCGGCTGACCAATGCCGAGCTGGCCGAAACGGCCGGTGTCAGCGCCGCAACCTGTCACCGCCGCACCCAGCGCCTGTTCGACGAGGGATTCATAGCAGGGGTCAGGGCGATGGTGGCGCCGCGCAAGGTCGGCAAGGGTGCGCTCGTCATGGTCGGTGTCGTGCTCGACCGCTCGACGCCGGAAAGCTTTGCCGCCTTCGAGCGGGCGATCGCGCAACTCAAATTCGTGCTCGATTGCCATCTGGTGGCGGGCGATTTCGACTATTTCCTCAAGATTCGCGTCGGCGACATGGAGGATTTCAACCGCATCCACGGCGAACGATTGATCGCGCTGCCGGGCGTTCGCCAGACCCGGACCTTCTTCGTCATGAAGGAGGTAGTCGACAACGCGCCGCTCGACTTCTGA
- a CDS encoding Bug family tripartite tricarboxylate transporter substrate binding protein translates to MKSRVVRYALFTVLAAVSAVAGQAQAQSWPEKPITFIVPFAAGGGTDAFARPLAAQLDSQLGKRVLIENRAGAGGTVGASLASKAAPDGYTFFMGAAHHAIAPSLYPNLDYNFEKDFVAVALVARPPQVVVVNPEKVAAKTLAEFITYAKANPGKLNYGSAGAGTTHHLAGELFKILTKTNIQHVPYRGAGPAMQDLIAGHVPVVFDGLGSSAGPVRAGQLRALAVAAPKRVAAFPDLPTAAEAGLPGYEVSTWYGLFAPKNTPPAIVQQMAKEVQKAMQTAAIKEAWERNGSDVPDVTGPAFAKMVSSEIERWRKVVTEANVKLD, encoded by the coding sequence GTGAAGTCAAGAGTTGTCCGGTACGCCCTGTTTACAGTTCTGGCGGCGGTATCCGCCGTGGCCGGTCAGGCCCAAGCCCAGTCATGGCCGGAGAAGCCGATCACCTTCATCGTGCCGTTCGCGGCCGGCGGCGGCACCGACGCCTTTGCCCGCCCGCTCGCAGCCCAGCTCGACAGCCAGTTGGGAAAACGCGTGCTGATTGAAAACCGCGCCGGCGCGGGCGGCACGGTTGGCGCATCGCTGGCGTCGAAGGCCGCGCCGGATGGCTACACCTTCTTCATGGGCGCAGCGCATCACGCCATTGCACCGTCGCTCTATCCCAATCTCGACTACAATTTCGAGAAGGACTTCGTTGCAGTTGCCCTGGTCGCGCGGCCGCCCCAGGTCGTCGTCGTCAATCCCGAGAAGGTCGCTGCCAAAACGCTGGCTGAATTCATCACCTACGCCAAGGCCAATCCGGGCAAATTGAACTACGGTTCTGCCGGAGCCGGCACCACGCATCACCTAGCGGGTGAGTTGTTCAAAATCCTGACCAAGACCAACATCCAGCACGTCCCCTATCGCGGGGCCGGGCCCGCGATGCAGGACCTCATCGCCGGCCACGTGCCGGTCGTGTTTGACGGGCTCGGCTCGTCAGCCGGGCCCGTCAGGGCCGGACAGTTGCGCGCGCTTGCGGTCGCCGCGCCGAAACGCGTGGCTGCATTCCCCGATCTTCCGACCGCCGCGGAAGCAGGCCTGCCCGGTTATGAAGTATCGACCTGGTATGGCCTGTTCGCACCAAAGAACACGCCGCCGGCAATCGTCCAGCAGATGGCCAAGGAAGTGCAGAAGGCCATGCAGACCGCCGCCATCAAGGAAGCCTGGGAGCGCAACGGCTCCGACGTCCCCGATGTCACGGGTCCTGCGTTCGCGAAAATGGTTTCATCGGAAATCGAGCGCTGGCGTAAGGTCGTGACCGAGGCGAACGTGAAGCTGGATTAG
- a CDS encoding tetratricopeptide repeat protein, translating into MEFSASKRIVHGFAPAFALLLLGSLAAAQSPKKSDYLENIALCNGPGHTSLAARIGGCTAFIDSGQGTKTALATAYNNRGNAHTINGEVDRALLDFDKSIKLDPTYAKAFNNRGGAYLRKGEYDLALQALDEAIRLKPNYGRAFVNRAGVFLKKHEYDRAARDYDEAIRLEPNLEAAWSGRCWTRAILGSLQAALEDCNKVLQSWPNDAATYDSRGLIHLKIGEAAAAIDDFSAALRVDPKLASAFYGRGLAKLRSGDKAGGDADISAAKAIQSGVDDDFVRYGVSADN; encoded by the coding sequence ATGGAATTTAGTGCAAGCAAGCGCATCGTCCACGGCTTCGCGCCCGCTTTTGCCTTGCTGCTGCTCGGCTCACTCGCTGCGGCGCAGAGTCCCAAGAAGAGCGACTATCTCGAGAACATCGCGCTGTGCAACGGCCCGGGACACACTTCGCTTGCAGCCCGGATCGGTGGTTGCACGGCGTTCATCGATTCCGGGCAAGGTACAAAGACCGCACTTGCTACTGCCTATAACAACCGCGGCAATGCCCATACGATAAACGGAGAAGTCGACCGCGCCCTCCTGGATTTCGATAAATCGATCAAGCTCGATCCAACTTACGCCAAGGCATTCAATAACCGCGGCGGGGCTTACCTACGGAAGGGTGAATACGACCTCGCCCTCCAAGCTCTTGACGAGGCGATCAGGCTGAAGCCGAACTATGGCCGGGCTTTCGTCAACCGGGCCGGGGTCTTCCTGAAAAAGCATGAGTACGATCGCGCGGCACGGGATTACGACGAGGCAATTCGTCTTGAGCCCAATCTGGAAGCCGCGTGGAGCGGGCGCTGCTGGACCCGGGCCATCCTCGGCTCGTTGCAGGCGGCGCTTGAGGACTGCAACAAGGTGCTTCAGTCATGGCCGAACGACGCCGCCACATATGACTCGCGCGGACTGATTCACTTGAAGATAGGGGAAGCTGCCGCGGCAATAGACGATTTCAGTGCCGCACTGCGGGTAGATCCGAAGCTGGCGAGTGCATTCTATGGGCGCGGGCTTGCCAAGCTCAGGAGCGGCGACAAGGCTGGCGGCGACGCCGACATTTCCGCAGCAAAGGCAATCCAGTCCGGTGTCGACGACGACTTCGTGCGCTATGGGGTGAGCGCTGATAACTGA